CCCGCCACCTGCGCGAACGGACGCCCCCCGAACAGATCGAACCTGTCACGATGCCCGTCGAGATAGCGATCGAGCACCCCGTCGGGATCCAGACAGCCGGCCTTCCACCGCCGCCCCCACTCCCGATCATCGACCGGGCTGCCACACGCGTGCAGATACACCGGCAGCAGCACCTGCCGCAGCACCGCGACCATCTCCAGAGGATGACCCAGCGCCAACCCGTCCACCTCGTGCCCGCGGGTCAACGCGTACCGCAACGACACATCCCGCGACCGACCCCCGTCAACCACAGGGATCCACTCCTCATCGACAAGATCAAAAGACGCTTCCACAGTCCTCCTCGTGGTAGGCACCCAGTCACTTCTCAATCGCGAACGGGCAGATATTCAGCCACCACCCGTACGACCGCCCCGACAACCACCGCCGTGAGCAGGCGCCACCCGTGCCGCGAGACCGCTCCTTCCGTCGGAGCGGTCAGAGCGGAGGGGATTTCGCCGAACGAACGGATCGCAAGATGACCGACCGGCGTGACACCCGGTGATCGCCAGCACGTGGCCGTCGTGGTCGAGGATCGCGTGGACGTAGCCGACACGATCTCGAACCACTGCGTCGAGAGCTAGGCCCACTTCCTCCGGCGTGCGGCCGGACATCTTGGCCAGCTCCGAGGGCTCCACCAGTTCTGCTCCTGCGCCGAACGCTCCAGCCAGCAACCACAGAAGCCCGATGGCAAGACGGGGTGATGTCATGGATGCAGAGTAGCGCCCAAGGGGTAATCCAAACGCCATGCCCGCTTCGACACGCCGGGGTGGTTCGTGCCGTACGTGGGCGGACGATGACCAGGTACGGTCGACCTGCCCAGCTCACGCTGGGGTAGCCCGGGGTAGTCCAACCGGCAGGGCCGAGGCCGACAGTTGTCCCCGCCGCGCGGGGTTCCCTCATCGCCGGCCCCTCGCTGGCCGCTGCCACAGCAGCCCTAGGTCGTGGTCGTAGGTCAGCTCGTGCCCTGACACGGTGGCGTGGTTGTCGGCGTCGAGGACCAGTGCCCGAGCGTGTCGGAGCCAGCTGTCGGTGGCCCAGCCCGCGAGGGGTCGGAGCTCGGCCTTGACGGCGGCGGTCAGGCCTTCGTCGCCGGGAAGACGCAGCGTCGCCTCGATGACCTCGTTGGCGATATCCGGATCGCTGACCGCCTCGCCGTTGACTCCCAGCCGGCGGCCGGCCAGAGTCAGGTAGCCCTCGTCGGTGCGGCGGATCACGACGACTTCGGCCGACTCCGGGCCGTCGCGCACGACCGCCGCCACCGCGTCGTCGTCCGGCAGTTCACCGGTGGCTTTGTCATGCAGTCCGGCAAGATTCGCCAGTCCGAGCTTGCCGGGCCCGGCAAGGAGGAACGGCTCGGCACGGGACCGACGTACGCCGGCCGCGGCTGTCCATTCCGCCCGCGCGTCCTCCACAGCCGACCGCCAGGCATCGGGCACACGCTCGTCGGCGCCGTAACCGCGGTCAACCAGATCAGGGACATCGGCAGGGACACTCCATCCCGCGCCGTCCGCCGCGTCGATGGTCAGGGCAGCCGCGCGCAGGAGCGGATACCGGCCGTAGACCAGTTCGCTGCCCCGGGGGAAGACCGGCGCCTCGCCGGGCCTGGTCCGCACTCCGGTCACGACCGCTGCCGGCCGGCGCAGCGACTCGGGTCGGGCATTCTCCGGCCGTTCGTGGCGGTGGACCCGTCCGATGCGCTGCAGCAGCAAGTCGATCGGGGCCAGGTCGGTGACGAGAATGTCGGCATCGACGTCGAACGACTGCTCGGCGACCTGCGTCGCAACGAGGATCAACCGCCGCGGCCGCTCGACCCGATCGTCGTCGGGAGCGCCCAGCACCCGCAGTGCCCTTTCCGTCCGGTCCGCGCGCTCACCGGCGGTCAGCCGGGCGTGCAGCAGCCGGACATCGCCGCCGAACACCGTCGCCAGTGCCCGGTACGTCTGCTGCGCCCTCCGGACCGTGTTGCGGATGACCAGCGCGCAACCACCCTCGCGTAGCCGGTCGGCCAGCAGCGCGACCACCGCGGTCGTGTCATCAGCCGGAATCGCGTCGAGGACCTCGACGCGCACGTCGACGGACGGCCGCCACGGGGCGGTCGCCGCCACATCCACCTCGGTTCGGCCGTCGACGACCACAACCGAGCGGATCACCGGGTAACCCGCGCCGGGGTCGGGACCATCGACGGAAACCCGCTTCCGACCCGACGCGCCCTGCACCCACGCCTGCTCAAGCTCCGCCCGCGTCCCCGCCGGCAGTGTCGCCGACAACAGCACCGTCGGCACGCCCGCGCCCGCCAACCACCGCAACGCCTCGAACAGGAACTGCGAGGTGTACACGTCGTAGGCGTGGACCTCGTCCAGGACCACGACACGGCCAGCCAGACCCGCGTGACGCAACATCACATGCTTGGTGCGGGTCGCGGCGTGCAACAACTGATCGATCGTGCCGACCGTCAACGGCATCAGCAGGCCCCGCTTCGGGCCGAGGAACCACTCGGCAGCCACCAC
The sequence above is a segment of the Solwaraspora sp. WMMD406 genome. Coding sequences within it:
- the cas3 gene encoding CRISPR-associated helicase Cas3' produces the protein MSREISHPAFGVLWGKSKAEGSVNLLLQHLLDAAAVGECLWDRYLAPAVRERIDACAGGRGRAFFAWLCAIHDVGKATPAFQDKEPGLASLVQAMGLVWRPLSPEAKRWHHSCAGAVIVDRVLGEVGWDPEAVALVWPMVAGHHGLIPDDSILTSTSLSRDRGQGGSDWHPVQDALVYAVAAALDVDLAGCAPVRPLSRSTQLAVSGLVIMADWIASGQGFPGVSDISRVSIGLARRRAADAMDRLRVRGGWSSQPYRRVPDLVFDRFGRVSRPSQTAAVEIAERMPGPGLVIIEAPMGEGKTEGALAVTEVLARRFGADGVFVGMPTQATCDPMYTRVRGWSSSIEEGIPVGLLHGKRRFNKEWAALRGLAFGGVDEDGQDEYGCDDIFGVAGSGQRVPDVVAAEWFLGPKRGLLMPLTVGTIDQLLHAATRTKHVMLRHAGLAGRVVVLDEVHAYDVYTSQFLFEALRWLAGAGVPTVLLSATLPAGTRAELEQAWVQGASGRKRVSVDGPDPGAGYPVIRSVVVVDGRTEVDVAATAPWRPSVDVRVEVLDAIPADDTTAVVALLADRLREGGCALVIRNTVRRAQQTYRALATVFGGDVRLLHARLTAGERADRTERALRVLGAPDDDRVERPRRLILVATQVAEQSFDVDADILVTDLAPIDLLLQRIGRVHRHERPENARPESLRRPAAVVTGVRTRPGEAPVFPRGSELVYGRYPLLRAAALTIDAADGAGWSVPADVPDLVDRGYGADERVPDAWRSAVEDARAEWTAAAGVRRSRAEPFLLAGPGKLGLANLAGLHDKATGELPDDDAVAAVVRDGPESAEVVVIRRTDEGYLTLAGRRLGVNGEAVSDPDIANEVIEATLRLPGDEGLTAAVKAELRPLAGWATDSWLRHARALVLDADNHATVSGHELTYDHDLGLLWQRPARGRR